In a genomic window of Numenius arquata chromosome 5, bNumArq3.hap1.1, whole genome shotgun sequence:
- the AGTR2 gene encoding type-2 angiotensin II receptor, which produces MQSNYSLLVTSRETLQVLFTAVTNSSAALRSPPPCPLTSSDYQFSLIPVFFSVVFVLGLVGNTVVVVVLCRYSGPKTVANIYIFNLAVADLLCLATLPFWAAYYAQGYNWLFGSLMCKISSSVLCLNMFASIFFITCMSVDRYHAIVHPIRSQRRTPRQAYFIALVVWGLASLSSLPTFYFRDTCYVDSLGVSACIMAFPHENYAKWSVATAFLKNVLGFFIPLTVITTCYIWIRRHLLKAQEFGKNKQKRDKVLKLVAAVVVAFFISWLPFHILTFLDALVHMNVINNCDVTGTIDTGLPFAICMAFANSCTNPLLYCFIGNQFQEKLHRLFKRRVYQFNSHQESSSVRKGSCFRDAETPVGRKGGPVSLL; this is translated from the coding sequence ATGCAGAGCAACTACTCCCTGCTTGTCACCAGCAGAGAAACTCTCCAAGTCCTCTTTACAGCAGTGACAAACTCATCGGCTGCGTTGCGctcgccccctccctgcccacttACCTCTTCAGATTATCAGTTTTCACTAATTCCAGTGTTCTTCTCTGTGGTTTTTGTGCTGGGGTTGGTCGGCAACACTGTGGTGGTTGTGGTGCTTTGTCGCTACAGTGGCCCCAAAACAGTGGCTAATATCTACATTTTCAACCTGGCCGTGGCGGATCTGCTGTGCCTCGCCACCCTCCCCTTCTGGGCTGCCTACTACGCGCAGGGGTACAACTGGCTCTTTGGGTCCCTCATGTGCAAGATCTCCAGTTCTGTCCTGTGCTTGAACATGTTCGCAAGCATATTTTTCATTACGTGCATGAGCGTGGACCGGTACCACGCTATTGTCCACCCTATTCGCTCTCAGAGGAGAACGCCACGACAAGCTTATTTTATAGCATTGGTTGTGTGGGGCCTTGCCTCTTTGTCCTCCCTCCCAACCTTCTATTTCCGTGACACTTGCTACGTTGACAGCTTGGGGGTCAGTGCTTGCATTATGGCCTTTCCTCATGAGAATTATGCAAAATGGTCTGTGGCAACAGCCTTCCTGAAAAATGTACTTGGCTTCTTCATCCCCTTGACAGTGATCACCACATGTTACATCTGGATCAGGAGGCACTTGCTCAAAGCACAGGAGTTTGggaaaaacaagcagaagagGGACAAAGTCCTAAAGCTGGTGGCTGCTGTTGTTGTGGCCTTCTTTATTTCCTGGCTCCCGTTCCACATTTTAACGTTTTTGGATGCCTTGGTTCACATGAACGTCATTAACAACTGTGACGTGACGGGGACGATCGACACAGGGCTGCCGTTTGCCATCTGCATGGCATTCGCCAACAGCTGCACCAACCCTTTGCTCTACTGCTTTATTGGGAACCAGTTCCAGGAGAAGCTCCATCGCTTGTTTAAGCGGCGGGTTTATCAGTTCAACAGCCATCAAGAGAGCTCTTCTGTGAGGAAAGGGAGCTGCTTCAGAGATGCTGAGACCCCCGTGGGCAGGAAAGGGGGGCCTGTGTCCTTGCTGTAG